The proteins below come from a single Mycolicibacterium sp. TY81 genomic window:
- a CDS encoding DUF222 domain-containing protein, which yields MGLTDRAAVEEAYAAYEAAHARLAALDYTGLDVPTLLELQSRRETLRCAAEAVDHQILAAAQTQATAKDIGAKDWPEVLHVRLRISREEARRRVRDCDHLGPRSAITGEPLGPVWELVAAALAEGAINSEHVAVITWFFGKVPLWAADPVTLLQCETDLVADARVKTPEDLRRAAADLLYKLDQDGPEPDDDEPDPKRSFVMGKQRPDGRTDVTAELDPEGRAYWDVLFEKYAAPGMCNPADPQPCYSGTPTQEQIDNDTRTVAQRQYDAFKFVGRMALASGTSGVHNGFPVAVVATCTVADLEKRVGMALTHTGTKLPVKDLVRMAAQGSDNYLAIFDNHTGQPLYLGRAARTASTAQRLALFARDHGCTRPNCTAPASCSQAHHVNTNWRDDGLTNIDTMTLACGRDNRLADTGGWTTTMGPHGRTHWTPPPLLDVGQPRTNHYHHPTLYPTESGDDDGETNRPAS from the coding sequence ATGGGTTTGACCGATCGAGCCGCTGTCGAGGAGGCGTACGCCGCCTACGAGGCGGCGCATGCGCGGCTCGCGGCCTTGGACTACACCGGTCTGGATGTGCCGACATTGTTGGAGTTGCAGTCCCGCCGGGAAACGTTGAGGTGTGCGGCCGAGGCCGTCGATCACCAAATTTTGGCGGCCGCACAGACCCAGGCCACGGCCAAAGACATCGGGGCCAAGGATTGGCCTGAGGTGTTGCATGTGCGGTTGCGGATCAGCCGGGAGGAGGCCCGCCGGAGGGTGCGGGACTGCGACCACCTGGGCCCGCGCTCGGCGATCACTGGGGAGCCGTTGGGTCCGGTGTGGGAACTGGTGGCCGCCGCGTTGGCTGAGGGTGCGATCAACAGTGAGCACGTCGCGGTGATCACCTGGTTTTTCGGCAAGGTGCCGTTGTGGGCGGCGGACCCGGTCACGTTGTTGCAGTGCGAGACGGATCTGGTGGCCGATGCCCGGGTCAAAACCCCGGAGGATTTGCGGCGCGCGGCCGCGGATTTGTTGTACAAGCTGGATCAGGACGGCCCCGAACCCGACGACGATGAGCCGGATCCGAAGCGGTCGTTCGTGATGGGTAAGCAGCGGCCTGACGGGCGTACCGACGTCACCGCCGAACTTGATCCGGAAGGGCGGGCTTACTGGGACGTGTTGTTCGAGAAGTACGCCGCCCCGGGTATGTGCAACCCGGCCGATCCGCAGCCCTGCTACTCCGGGACCCCGACGCAGGAGCAGATCGACAACGACACAAGGACTGTGGCGCAGCGGCAGTACGACGCGTTCAAATTCGTGGGCCGGATGGCGCTGGCCTCAGGGACGTCGGGTGTGCACAACGGGTTCCCGGTCGCGGTGGTCGCCACCTGCACCGTCGCCGACCTGGAAAAGCGCGTCGGGATGGCGCTCACCCACACCGGTACCAAGCTGCCGGTCAAGGATCTGGTGCGGATGGCCGCGCAAGGCTCGGACAACTACCTCGCCATCTTCGATAACCACACCGGCCAACCCCTCTATCTGGGCCGAGCAGCCCGCACCGCCAGCACAGCACAACGGTTGGCGTTGTTCGCCCGCGACCACGGCTGCACCCGACCCAACTGCACCGCCCCCGCCTCCTGCTCGCAGGCTCATCACGTCAACACCAACTGGCGTGATGACGGACTGACCAACATCGACACCATGACCCTGGCCTGCGGCCGCGACAACCGCCTGGCCGACACCGGCGGCTGGACCACCACCATGGGCCCCCACGGCAGAACCCACTGGACCCCACCACCACTACTGGACGTCGGCCAGCCACGGACGAATCACTACCACCACCCGACGCTCTACCCGACAGAGAGCGGAGACGATGACGGTGAAACAAACAGGCCCGCAAGCTAA
- a CDS encoding PAC2 family protein — protein sequence MSPSDRPLPQGLDLPELHDAVVVAAFEGWNDAGDAASDALEHLDAMWEARNLVEIDDESYYDYQVNRPVIRQVDGVTRELVWPSMSISHCRPPGSDRDVVLMHGVEPNMRWRTFCAELLAILDKLNVQTVVILGALLADTPHTRPVPVSGAAYSADSAKFFGLEETRYEGPTGIAGVFQDACVQAGIPAVTFWAAVPHYVSQPPCPKATVALLRRVEDALDVEVPLGDLPAQAEEWEQSVTEMTADDEEIAEYVQSLEERGDAEVDMNEALGKIDGDALAAEFERYLKRRGR from the coding sequence GTGAGCCCGTCCGACCGGCCCCTGCCCCAGGGACTTGACCTGCCCGAACTGCACGATGCCGTCGTCGTCGCGGCGTTCGAGGGGTGGAATGACGCCGGAGACGCCGCCAGTGACGCCCTCGAGCATCTCGATGCCATGTGGGAGGCCCGGAACCTCGTCGAGATCGACGACGAGAGCTACTACGACTACCAGGTGAATCGCCCCGTCATCCGCCAGGTCGACGGCGTCACGCGCGAGCTGGTGTGGCCGTCGATGAGCATCTCCCACTGCCGCCCACCGGGCTCGGATCGCGATGTGGTGTTGATGCACGGCGTCGAACCGAACATGCGCTGGCGCACCTTCTGCGCCGAGCTGCTGGCGATCCTGGACAAACTCAACGTGCAGACCGTCGTCATCCTGGGCGCGCTGCTCGCCGACACCCCGCACACCCGCCCGGTGCCGGTGTCCGGCGCGGCGTACTCGGCCGACTCGGCCAAGTTCTTCGGGCTCGAAGAGACCCGCTACGAGGGACCGACCGGCATCGCCGGCGTCTTCCAGGACGCCTGCGTGCAGGCCGGCATCCCGGCCGTCACGTTCTGGGCGGCGGTACCGCACTACGTGTCGCAGCCCCCGTGTCCCAAGGCCACCGTCGCGCTGCTGCGGCGCGTCGAGGACGCCCTCGACGTCGAGGTGCCCCTCGGCGATCTGCCGGCGCAGGCCGAGGAGTGGGAGCAGTCGGTCACCGAGATGACGGCCGACGACGAGGAGATCGCCGAATACGTGCAGTCCCTCGAAGAACGCGGCGACGCCGAGGTCGACATGAACGAGGCGCTCGGCAAGATCGACGGCGACGCGCTGGCCGCGGAGTTCGAGCGGTACCTGAAGCGCCGGGGCCGTTAG
- a CDS encoding phosphoribosyl-ATP diphosphatase — protein MKQLQPVKTFDALFAELSERAQTRPAGSGTVAALDAGVHHLGKKIIEEAGEVWIAAEHESDDELAGEISQLLYWTQVLMIKRGLTLDDVYGKL, from the coding sequence GTGAAACAATTGCAGCCCGTGAAGACCTTCGATGCGCTATTCGCCGAGCTCAGTGAGCGAGCGCAGACCCGGCCGGCCGGCAGCGGCACCGTCGCGGCGTTGGACGCCGGCGTGCATCATCTGGGCAAGAAGATCATCGAAGAGGCCGGCGAAGTGTGGATTGCGGCTGAGCACGAGAGCGACGACGAGCTGGCCGGCGAGATCAGCCAGCTCCTGTACTGGACGCAGGTTCTGATGATCAAGCGCGGCCTGACCCTCGACGACGTGTACGGCAAGCTGTGA
- a CDS encoding DUF1254 domain-containing protein, with product MRAGFFALGFVAMLLAVTGCADEKSSSPSPSSPPTPEQVRAIAKSAYTYGFPMVDNYRVQYSYFADKAGPEYKGAWNQIHNVARVFTPEDKAIQTPNSDTPYSFLGADLRAEPLVLSVPDVEPGRYYSLQFVDGYTYNIAYVGSRATGNGAGKYLLAGPNWHGATPPGVERVIRSSTELAFVLYRTQLFGPTDIENVKKIQAGYQVTPLSAFLKQPPPPPAPAIDFVAPLSAQDERTSPKFFEILNFAMKFAPVQAAEEVMWKRFATIGIGPDGTYRADQLTPENRKAVEAGIADAWAAFETFKKDKFDTGEVTSAQLFGTATDLRGNYLYRMAGAVLGIYGNTAAEAIYPGESNDSTGAPLTGANNYTLRFAPGQLPPVNAFWSVTMYEMPQSLLVANPINRYLINSAMLPTLIKDPDGGITLNVQNKSPGPAREANWLPAPTGPFIIAMRLYWPKPEALDGTWKAPKPVKVP from the coding sequence ATGCGGGCCGGTTTCTTCGCCCTGGGCTTCGTCGCGATGCTGCTGGCGGTCACCGGGTGTGCAGACGAGAAGTCGTCGAGCCCGTCCCCGTCATCCCCGCCGACGCCGGAACAGGTGCGGGCCATCGCGAAATCCGCGTACACATACGGGTTTCCGATGGTCGACAACTACCGGGTCCAGTACTCGTACTTCGCCGACAAGGCCGGGCCCGAGTACAAGGGCGCCTGGAACCAGATCCACAACGTCGCGCGCGTCTTCACTCCCGAGGACAAGGCGATCCAGACGCCCAACTCGGACACCCCGTACTCGTTCCTGGGTGCCGACCTGCGCGCCGAGCCGCTGGTGCTGAGTGTGCCGGACGTCGAGCCGGGCCGGTACTACTCGCTGCAGTTCGTCGACGGCTATACCTACAACATCGCGTACGTCGGTAGCCGCGCGACGGGCAACGGCGCGGGCAAATACCTTCTGGCCGGGCCGAATTGGCACGGTGCGACCCCGCCAGGCGTCGAGCGGGTCATCCGCAGCTCGACCGAGCTGGCCTTCGTGCTGTACCGCACGCAGCTTTTCGGGCCGACGGACATCGAGAACGTCAAGAAGATTCAGGCCGGTTACCAGGTAACGCCGTTGTCGGCGTTCCTGAAGCAGCCACCGCCACCGCCGGCGCCGGCCATCGACTTCGTCGCCCCGCTGTCGGCGCAGGACGAGCGCACTTCGCCGAAGTTCTTCGAAATCCTCAACTTCGCAATGAAGTTCGCCCCGGTGCAGGCTGCCGAGGAGGTGATGTGGAAACGCTTCGCCACCATCGGCATCGGTCCCGACGGCACCTACCGAGCGGACCAGCTGACGCCCGAGAACCGCAAGGCCGTCGAGGCCGGCATCGCCGACGCGTGGGCGGCGTTCGAGACCTTCAAGAAGGACAAGTTCGACACCGGCGAAGTGACATCGGCTCAATTGTTCGGCACCGCAACGGATCTCAGGGGTAACTACCTGTACCGCATGGCCGGCGCGGTGCTCGGGATCTACGGCAACACCGCGGCCGAGGCGATCTACCCGGGCGAGTCGAACGACAGCACCGGCGCGCCCCTGACCGGTGCCAACAACTACACGCTGCGGTTCGCCCCGGGGCAGCTGCCGCCCGTCAACGCCTTCTGGTCGGTGACCATGTACGAGATGCCGCAGAGCCTGCTGGTGGCCAATCCCATCAACCGCTACCTCATCAACTCGGCGATGCTGCCCACCTTGATCAAGGACCCCGACGGCGGCATCACGCTGAACGTGCAGAACAAGTCGCCGGGACCGGCCCGCGAAGCCAACTGGCTACCCGCCCCGACCGGCCCGTTCATCATCGCGATGCGGCTGTACTGGCCCAAACCCGAAGCGCTCGACGGCACCTGGAAGGCCCCCAAGCCCGTGAAGGTGCCTTAG
- a CDS encoding sugar porter family MFS transporter codes for MSHGPIGDDTTAIFDDEEFDSGHSAVRIASVAALGGLLFGYDSAVINGAVKSIQQYFEIDDQSLGIAVASALLGAAVGAVTAGRLADRIGRLSVMKLAALLFLISAIGAGLAWNIWVLVAFRVVGGLGVGIASVIAPAYIAETSPASIRGRLGSLQQLAIVSGIFLSLAVDALLAHLAGGASNMLWLGLEAWRWMFILMAVPATVYGLLAFTIPESPRYLVATHRIPEARKVLTTLLGEKNLEITIGRIQQTLESEEKPTWRDMCKPGGGPLSLYGIVWVGLALSVFQQFVGINVIFYYSNVLWEAVGFNESSSFLITVITSVVNILTTVIAIMLIDKIGRKPLLLIGSAGMTLTLATMAVIFGTAPQVNGVPQLSGVEGPVALIAANLFVVAFGMSWGPVVWVLLGEMFPNRIRAAALGLAAAGQWVANWAITVTFPELRSMLGVAYGFYALCAFLSLVFVAKWVRETKGVALEDMHAELLAK; via the coding sequence ATGTCCCATGGCCCGATCGGTGACGACACAACGGCGATCTTCGATGACGAGGAGTTCGACTCCGGTCACAGTGCGGTGCGCATAGCGTCGGTGGCGGCGCTCGGCGGTCTGCTGTTCGGCTATGACAGCGCCGTCATCAACGGTGCGGTGAAATCCATCCAGCAGTACTTCGAGATCGACGACCAGTCGCTGGGAATTGCCGTCGCCTCGGCACTGCTCGGTGCGGCAGTCGGCGCCGTGACGGCCGGACGGCTGGCCGACCGGATCGGCCGCCTCTCCGTCATGAAGCTGGCCGCGCTGCTGTTTCTGATCAGCGCGATCGGTGCCGGGCTGGCGTGGAACATTTGGGTGCTCGTGGCGTTCCGGGTCGTCGGTGGTCTCGGCGTCGGCATCGCGTCGGTGATCGCGCCCGCCTACATCGCCGAAACCTCACCGGCGAGCATTCGAGGTCGGCTCGGGTCGTTACAGCAGTTGGCCATCGTCAGCGGCATCTTTCTGTCATTGGCTGTGGATGCGCTGCTGGCGCATCTGGCCGGTGGCGCGAGCAACATGCTGTGGCTGGGTCTGGAGGCCTGGCGCTGGATGTTCATCCTGATGGCCGTCCCCGCTACCGTGTACGGTCTGTTGGCCTTCACCATTCCCGAGTCGCCGCGTTATCTGGTTGCCACACACCGGATTCCGGAAGCGCGCAAGGTGCTCACCACGTTGCTGGGGGAGAAGAACCTCGAGATCACGATCGGTCGCATCCAGCAGACGCTCGAATCCGAGGAGAAGCCCACCTGGCGCGACATGTGCAAGCCCGGCGGCGGACCGCTGAGCCTCTACGGCATCGTCTGGGTCGGTTTGGCGCTGTCGGTGTTCCAGCAGTTCGTCGGTATCAACGTGATCTTCTACTACTCGAACGTGCTGTGGGAGGCCGTCGGTTTCAACGAGAGCTCGTCGTTCCTGATCACCGTCATCACCTCGGTGGTGAACATCCTGACGACGGTCATCGCGATCATGCTGATCGACAAGATCGGCCGCAAGCCGCTGCTGCTCATCGGCTCGGCCGGCATGACGCTGACGCTGGCCACCATGGCGGTCATCTTCGGTACCGCCCCGCAGGTGAACGGGGTGCCCCAGCTCAGCGGCGTCGAGGGGCCCGTTGCCCTCATCGCGGCGAACCTGTTCGTGGTCGCGTTCGGCATGTCGTGGGGTCCGGTGGTGTGGGTGCTGCTGGGCGAGATGTTCCCCAACCGCATCCGGGCCGCGGCGCTGGGTCTGGCCGCGGCCGGCCAGTGGGTCGCCAACTGGGCCATTACCGTCACCTTTCCCGAACTGCGCAGCATGCTCGGCGTCGCATACGGCTTCTACGCGCTGTGCGCGTTCCTGTCGCTGGTGTTCGTCGCCAAGTGGGTTCGCGAGACCAAAGGTGTTGCGCTGGAGGATATGCACGCCGAGTTGTTGGCAAAGTAA
- the hisG gene encoding ATP phosphoribosyltransferase, with protein sequence MTGASNGLLRVAVPNKGALSESAAHILSEAGYRRRTDPKDLTVVDPVNKVEFFFLRPKDIAIYVGSGQLDFGITGRDLAAESMAPVNERLALGFGSSTFRYAAPKGRDWTVADLAGKRVASAYPNLVRKDLADKGIDATVIRLDGAVEISIQLGVADAIADVVGSGRTLALHNLVAFGESLCDSEAVLIERADVAPDPARDQLAARIQGVVFGQQYLMLDYDCPRSVLEQATAITPGLESPTIAPLADADWVAVRALVPRRQVNAIMDELAAIGAKAILASDIRFCRF encoded by the coding sequence GTGACCGGCGCATCGAACGGCCTCCTGCGCGTCGCCGTCCCGAACAAGGGCGCGCTCAGCGAGTCCGCCGCCCACATCCTGTCCGAGGCCGGATACCGCCGCCGCACTGATCCCAAGGATCTGACGGTCGTCGACCCGGTGAACAAGGTCGAGTTCTTCTTCCTGCGCCCCAAGGACATTGCCATCTACGTGGGCTCCGGGCAGTTGGACTTCGGCATCACCGGCCGCGACCTGGCCGCCGAGTCGATGGCGCCCGTCAACGAGCGATTGGCCCTGGGTTTCGGATCCTCGACGTTCCGGTATGCCGCACCCAAGGGGCGGGACTGGACCGTCGCCGACCTGGCCGGTAAGCGCGTTGCCAGCGCCTACCCGAACCTGGTGCGGAAAGACCTGGCCGACAAGGGGATTGACGCCACTGTGATCCGCCTCGACGGCGCGGTGGAAATCTCGATCCAGCTCGGTGTCGCTGACGCCATCGCGGACGTCGTCGGATCCGGCCGGACCCTGGCGCTGCACAACCTCGTGGCCTTCGGTGAATCGCTGTGCGATTCGGAAGCAGTTCTCATCGAGCGCGCCGACGTCGCGCCGGATCCGGCTCGCGACCAGCTCGCGGCCCGCATCCAGGGCGTCGTGTTCGGGCAGCAGTACCTGATGCTCGACTATGACTGCCCGCGCAGCGTTTTGGAGCAGGCAACGGCCATCACGCCGGGTCTCGAATCGCCGACCATCGCGCCGCTGGCCGACGCAGACTGGGTCGCGGTGCGCGCCCTGGTACCGCGGCGCCAGGTCAACGCCATCATGGATGAGCTCGCGGCCATCGGGGCCAAGGCGATCTTGGCGTCCGATATCCGGTTCTGTCGCTTCTGA
- the metH gene encoding methionine synthase: MEGTHVTAAPVKTFAPNIRPDCTDELTAALGRRIMVIDGAMGTAIQRDRPDEAGYRGERFKDWPSDLVGNNDLLTLTQPQIIEGIHREYLEAGADILETNTFNANAVSLADYGMEEFAYELNYAGAALARQAADEFSTPEKPRYVAGALGPTTRTASISPDVNDPGARNVSYDQLVAAYLEAANGLVDGGSDILIIETIFDSLNAKAAVFAVETLFEERGRRWPLIISGTITDASGRTLSGQVTEAFWNAIRHAKPLAVGLNCALGAPEMRPYIAEVARIADTFVSCYPNAGLPNAFGEYDESPERQAGYIEEFAEAGLVNLVGGCCGTAPPHIAEIAKVVEGKTPRELPEIPVATRLSGLEPLNITEDSLFVNIGERTNITGSARFRNLIKAEDYDTALSVALQQVEVGAQVIDINMDEGMIDGVAAMDRFTKLIAAEPDISRVPVMIDSSKWEVIEAGLKNVQGKPIVNSISMKEGEEKFIREARLCRKYGAAVVVMAFDEQGQADNLERRKEICGRAYRILTEEVGFPAEDIIFDPNCFALATGIEEHATYGIDFIEACAWIKENLPGVHISGGISNVSFSFRGNNPVREAIHAVFLFHAIKAGLDMGIVNAGALVPYDEIDPELRDRIEDVVLNRREDAAERLLEIAERFNTKGKEEDPVAAQWRSLPVRERITHALVKGIDAHVDDDTEELRAEIAAAGGRPIEVIEGPLMDGMNVVGDLFGAGKMFLPQVVKSARVMKKAVAYLLPFIEAEKEQNGTAAAKDTNGTIVMATVKGDVHDIGKNIVGVVLQCNNFEVIDLGVMVPAQKILDAAKAHNADIIGLSGLITPSLDEMVNFAVEMEREGLEIPLLIGGATTSRAHTAVKISPRRSGPVVWVKDASRSVPVAAALLDDKQRPALMEATEKDYAALRERHSQKNERPMLTLEKARANRTPIEWDGYTPPVPAGGTGVREFLDYDLAELREYIDWQPFFNAWEMKGKFPDILNNPASGEAARKLYDDAQEMLDTLIKEKWLRANGVIGFFPANAVGDDIEVYTDETRTQVLTTLHNLRQQGEHRDGIPNKSLGDFVAPRDTGLADYVGAFAVTAGLGSQDKIMEFKAALDDYSAILLESVADRLAEAFAERMHQRVREEFWGYRPDEQLDNEALIGEKYVGIRPAPGYPACPEHTEKTTLFSLLDVTERTGIELTESMAMWPGAAVSGWYFSHPQSQYFVVGRLAQDQVADYARRKGWTLKEAERWLAPNLGYNPED, encoded by the coding sequence ATGGAAGGAACGCATGTGACTGCCGCCCCGGTGAAAACCTTCGCGCCGAACATCCGCCCGGACTGCACCGATGAACTCACGGCTGCGCTGGGCCGGCGGATCATGGTCATCGACGGCGCAATGGGGACGGCGATCCAGCGCGACCGGCCCGACGAGGCCGGCTACCGCGGCGAGCGGTTCAAGGACTGGCCGAGCGATCTGGTCGGCAACAACGACCTGCTCACGCTGACGCAGCCGCAGATCATCGAGGGCATCCACCGCGAATACCTCGAGGCGGGCGCCGACATCCTCGAGACCAACACGTTCAACGCGAACGCGGTCTCGCTCGCCGACTACGGCATGGAGGAGTTCGCCTACGAGCTGAACTACGCCGGCGCCGCCCTGGCCCGCCAGGCGGCCGACGAATTCAGCACCCCCGAGAAGCCGCGCTACGTCGCCGGCGCTCTGGGGCCGACGACGCGCACCGCGTCGATCTCGCCCGACGTCAACGACCCCGGCGCCCGCAACGTCTCCTACGACCAGCTGGTCGCCGCCTACCTCGAAGCCGCCAACGGCCTCGTCGACGGCGGCTCCGACATCCTGATCATCGAGACGATCTTCGACTCGCTCAACGCCAAGGCCGCGGTGTTCGCCGTCGAGACACTGTTCGAGGAGCGCGGCCGCCGCTGGCCGTTGATCATCTCCGGCACCATCACCGACGCGTCGGGCCGGACGTTGTCCGGTCAGGTCACCGAGGCGTTCTGGAATGCGATCCGGCACGCCAAGCCGCTCGCGGTCGGCCTGAACTGCGCCCTCGGCGCGCCCGAGATGCGACCGTACATCGCCGAGGTGGCGCGCATCGCCGACACCTTCGTCTCCTGCTACCCGAATGCGGGTCTGCCCAACGCTTTTGGCGAGTACGACGAGTCCCCGGAGCGTCAGGCCGGCTACATCGAGGAGTTCGCCGAGGCCGGTCTGGTCAACCTGGTCGGCGGGTGCTGCGGCACCGCGCCGCCGCACATCGCCGAGATCGCCAAGGTCGTCGAGGGCAAGACACCCCGCGAGCTGCCGGAGATTCCGGTGGCGACCCGGCTGTCGGGTCTGGAGCCGCTCAACATCACCGAGGATTCGCTCTTCGTGAACATCGGTGAGCGCACCAACATCACCGGTTCCGCCCGGTTCCGCAACCTGATCAAGGCCGAGGACTACGACACCGCGCTGTCGGTCGCGCTGCAGCAGGTCGAGGTCGGTGCGCAGGTCATCGACATCAACATGGACGAGGGCATGATCGACGGCGTCGCCGCGATGGATCGCTTCACCAAGTTGATCGCGGCCGAGCCCGACATCAGCCGGGTTCCCGTGATGATCGACTCCTCCAAGTGGGAGGTCATCGAGGCGGGCCTGAAGAACGTGCAGGGCAAGCCGATCGTCAATTCGATCTCCATGAAGGAGGGCGAGGAGAAGTTCATCCGCGAGGCGCGGCTGTGCCGTAAGTACGGTGCCGCCGTCGTCGTGATGGCCTTCGACGAGCAGGGCCAGGCCGACAACCTGGAGCGCCGCAAGGAGATCTGCGGGCGGGCCTACCGGATTCTGACCGAGGAGGTCGGCTTCCCGGCCGAGGACATCATCTTCGACCCGAACTGCTTCGCGCTGGCGACCGGTATCGAGGAGCACGCGACCTACGGCATCGACTTCATCGAGGCCTGCGCCTGGATCAAGGAGAACCTGCCCGGGGTCCACATCTCGGGCGGCATCTCGAACGTGTCGTTCTCGTTCCGCGGCAACAACCCGGTCCGTGAGGCGATCCACGCCGTGTTCCTGTTCCACGCCATCAAGGCGGGCCTGGACATGGGCATCGTCAACGCCGGTGCGCTGGTGCCGTACGACGAGATCGACCCCGAGCTGCGGGACCGCATCGAGGATGTCGTGCTGAACCGGCGCGAGGACGCGGCCGAGCGGCTGCTGGAGATCGCCGAACGGTTCAACACCAAGGGCAAGGAAGAGGACCCGGTCGCGGCGCAGTGGCGCAGCCTGCCGGTCCGCGAGCGCATCACGCACGCACTCGTCAAGGGCATCGACGCGCACGTCGACGACGACACCGAGGAACTGCGCGCCGAGATCGCCGCCGCCGGCGGGCGGCCCATCGAGGTGATCGAGGGCCCGCTGATGGACGGCATGAACGTCGTCGGCGACCTGTTCGGCGCGGGCAAGATGTTCCTGCCGCAGGTCGTGAAGTCGGCTCGCGTGATGAAGAAGGCCGTCGCGTACCTGTTGCCGTTCATCGAGGCGGAGAAAGAGCAGAACGGAACCGCAGCGGCGAAGGACACCAACGGCACCATCGTGATGGCGACCGTCAAGGGCGACGTCCACGACATCGGCAAGAACATCGTCGGAGTTGTGCTGCAGTGCAACAACTTCGAAGTGATCGACCTCGGTGTGATGGTGCCGGCCCAGAAGATCCTGGACGCCGCCAAGGCGCACAACGCCGACATCATCGGCCTGTCCGGCCTGATCACGCCGTCGCTCGACGAGATGGTGAACTTCGCCGTCGAGATGGAGCGCGAGGGCCTGGAGATTCCGCTGCTGATCGGTGGCGCGACGACGTCGCGCGCCCACACCGCCGTGAAGATCTCGCCGCGCCGCAGCGGTCCCGTGGTCTGGGTCAAGGACGCGTCCCGCTCGGTCCCCGTCGCGGCGGCGCTGCTCGACGACAAGCAGCGTCCGGCCCTGATGGAGGCCACGGAGAAGGACTACGCGGCCCTTCGGGAACGGCACTCGCAGAAGAACGAGCGGCCCATGCTGACGCTCGAGAAGGCGCGTGCCAACCGCACGCCCATCGAGTGGGACGGCTACACGCCGCCGGTGCCCGCTGGCGGGACGGGAGTACGAGAATTTCTCGACTACGACCTGGCCGAGCTGCGCGAGTACATCGACTGGCAGCCGTTCTTCAACGCCTGGGAGATGAAGGGCAAGTTCCCCGACATCCTCAACAACCCGGCGTCGGGCGAGGCTGCCCGCAAGTTGTACGACGACGCCCAGGAGATGCTCGACACCCTGATCAAGGAGAAGTGGCTGCGCGCCAACGGCGTCATCGGGTTCTTCCCGGCCAACGCCGTCGGCGACGACATCGAGGTCTACACCGACGAGACCCGCACCCAGGTGCTCACCACGCTGCACAACCTGCGCCAGCAGGGTGAGCACCGCGACGGCATCCCGAACAAGTCGCTCGGCGACTTCGTCGCGCCCAGGGACACTGGTCTGGCCGACTACGTCGGCGCCTTCGCGGTCACCGCGGGGCTCGGCAGCCAGGACAAGATCATGGAGTTCAAGGCCGCCCTCGACGACTACAGTGCCATCCTGCTGGAGTCGGTCGCCGACCGGCTGGCGGAGGCGTTCGCCGAGCGGATGCATCAGCGGGTCCGTGAGGAGTTCTGGGGATACCGGCCCGACGAGCAGCTCGACAACGAGGCGCTCATCGGGGAGAAGTACGTCGGCATCCGCCCGGCGCCCGGCTACCCGGCCTGCCCCGAGCACACCGAGAAGACGACGTTGTTCTCGCTGCTGGACGTCACCGAGCGGACCGGTATCGAGCTGACCGAGTCGATGGCGATGTGGCCCGGCGCCGCCGTCAGCGGCTGGTACTTCTCGCACCCGCAGTCGCAGTACTTCGTGGTCGGCCGCTTGGCCCAGGACCAGGTCGCCGACTACGCGCGGCGCAAGGGCTGGACCTTGAAGGAAGCCGAGCGCTGGCTCGCGCCCAACCTCGGCTACAACCCGGAGGACTGA
- a CDS encoding HAD family phosphatase, which translates to MFKAVLFDMDGTLVDSEKLWDVAMHAFYAEKGGVLTDAVRETTVGGSAENVMRIVYDDLGLDPTPESMAESADWLHDYTGELFEQGLPWRPGAQELLETLAASDIPLALVTNTRRTLTEQALKTIGSHYFTVTVCGDEVPDGKPHPAPYLRAAALLGVAAEDCLAIEDSVTGAQSADAAGCVVLVVPNDVEVPDGPRRRHIESLAGLGVADLRDIYTEMCS; encoded by the coding sequence ATGTTCAAAGCTGTCCTGTTCGACATGGACGGCACGCTCGTCGACTCCGAAAAGCTGTGGGACGTCGCGATGCATGCCTTTTACGCCGAAAAGGGCGGGGTGCTGACCGACGCCGTCCGGGAGACGACGGTGGGCGGCTCGGCGGAGAACGTCATGCGGATCGTTTACGACGACCTCGGCCTGGACCCGACGCCGGAGTCCATGGCCGAGTCCGCGGACTGGCTGCACGACTACACCGGTGAGCTGTTCGAGCAGGGGCTGCCCTGGCGGCCGGGCGCGCAGGAGTTGCTGGAGACGTTGGCCGCCAGCGACATTCCGCTGGCGCTGGTGACCAACACCCGGCGCACCTTGACCGAACAAGCACTGAAAACCATTGGTAGCCATTACTTCACGGTCACGGTCTGTGGCGACGAGGTGCCCGACGGTAAGCCACACCCGGCGCCGTACCTGCGGGCCGCTGCACTGCTCGGCGTTGCGGCGGAGGACTGCCTGGCCATCGAGGACTCGGTGACCGGTGCGCAGTCGGCCGATGCCGCGGGTTGCGTCGTGCTCGTCGTCCCCAACGATGTCGAGGTGCCCGACGGGCCACGCCGCCGGCACATCGAGTCGCTGGCCGGTCTCGGGGTCGCGGACCTTCGTGACATCTACACCGAAATGTGTTCGTAG